TAGCTTTATTGTAACTATCGGAAAGGATGCCCACCTCTTGAAAAAAAAATAATTACCTACAATTTTGTGTACAAAAGTAAGCCTCATTATATTCGGTCAGCCCATGACACCAATTAAATTAATAATATCACATTATTGTTAACAGAAGGACCTAACAGCAAAAAAACTGACATGCTCATAAAAGTATTATGTTTATTGAAGTTATGAAGTCTGTTTGCATTTCTGAATCGAATTCTATAGGATTCTGTTCTTGAATATAGTTGAGGAGGAACAACCGATGGTCCGGAGAATGCCCGCAGAATGGGAAAAGCAAGATGGAGTTCTGATCGCTTGGCCTCACCCAGAAACAGATTGGCGCCCATTGCTTAATGAAGTAATACCTGTTTTTTGCAAAATATCCTCGTTAATAAGCCGCAAAGAAAAAATTCTTATTGTAACCCCCGAGCTGACCATAGTTGAAGAGCTCCTAATTAATGCTGGAGCCAACATGGCCAATGTGCGCCTCTATGAGTTTGACACCAATGACACCTGGACACGTGATTACGGCCCGATAACCGTAATGGATCAGGCTGAGCCGACTCTACTCAATTTCGGTTTCAATGGCTGGGGCCTAAAATTCCCTGCATATCTCGACAACTGTATCACCAGCCACTTATATGCGGCCGGGGCGTTCAGCGACTTGCCCTTGGATACTGTTGGCTTGATCCTGGAAGGAGGCAGTATCGAAAGTGATGGCAAAGGAACTATTCTGACAACAACAGAATGTCTGATGAACCAGAACCGCAATCCTCATCTTTCCAGAGAAGAGATAGAAGAAAAACTCAGGCTTCTGCTCGGAGCTGAAAGATTTTTATGGCTGGAAAACGGCTATCTTGCCGGTGACGATACCGATTCCCACATCGACACCTTAGTCCGGTTTGCCTCCGAAGACACAATACTTTATGTAGCTTGCGACAATCCGGATGACGAACACTTCGAGTCTCTTAGCGCCATGAGGGAGGAGCTTAAGGGGTTCAGAACGCGTGACAACAGGCCTTATCGCCTACTGCCACTTCCCTGGCCAAATGCAAAATATGATGAAGATGGCGAGCGGCTTCCTGCTACTTACGCCAACTTCCTGATTATTAATGACACGGTACTGGTTCCAACTTATCGTGATTTATCCGATGAGGTGGCACTTGATATAATTCGTCAGGCATTCCCTGACAGGAAAATCATCGGAATAGACTGTTTACCGCTGATTTATCAACACGGCTCGCTTCATTGTGTCACTATGCAGATGCCAAAAGGCACACTTTGCAAGGCTTAAGAATGTAAGCGCTTTAAAACTAGAGTTTTCCCGGAAGGAGTTTTTTATGAATCAAAAACTTGTTGTTGGCATAGTTCAGCAAAGCTGCAGCAATGACCGGTCTGAAAACATTAACAAAAGCATATCATTGATTCGAAAGGCCGTAGAAAAAGGCGCAAAAATTGTAGTTTTACAAGAACTGCACTGTGGGCCATACTTCTGTCAGACTGAGGACACTTCTGCATTTGACCTAGCTGAGGCTATTCCAGGACCTTCCACTCTTGAATTTGGGAAAATCGCCGAGGAACTGCAGGTGGTTATTGTCACATCGCTTTTCGAGCGCCGTGCACCTGGTCTTTATCACAACACCTCGGTAGTACTCGATAAAGATGGCTCAATTGCTGGGATTTACCGTAAAATGCATATTCCTGACGATCCGGGCTTTTACGAAAAATTCTACTTCACTCCCGGCGATTTGGGGTTCACGCCGATCAAGACATCTATTGGCAACCTAGGAGTGCTTGTTTGCTGGGATCAATGGTATCCTGAAGCAGCCAGAATGATGGCCCTTGCTGGGGCAGAAATGCTTATTTACCCGACAGCCATAGGGTGGGATCCGACCGATATTCAGGAAGAGAAGAACCGCCAGATTGATGCATGGATAACAATCCAGCGTAGCCATGCCGTAGCCAATGGCATTCCCGTTATCTGCGCCAATAGGGTTGGCTTGGAACCATCACCTGTCGGCAGGGGAGGAATCCAATTCTGGGGTAACAGCTTTGCCGTAGGACCTCAAGGAGAGTTCCTAGGGCGAGCAGGGAGTGACGACGAGGAGTTGTTGATTATTGAAATTAAAAGGAATCGATGCGAAGAAGTAAGACGCATCTGGCCATTTCTGCGAGATAGAAGAATTGATGAATTTGGTGATCTCTTGAAGCGCTACAGGGATTAGAGCGGTTTTTTGTCTTCACCCATCCTGCGCATAAGCCGCATGAGTGCAATTACCGCTATCCCTCCACCCATTAGATACATGGTGCCGGGTTCTGGGGTAGCAACATGCCCATGACGCGGCGATGAGTAAACCTTGTAGGGGACATCATGATGTTCATAGGGAACGTTGTAGAAAGTAACCTTTTCCAGCTGTTCGGGGATCGCCCCGACAGATTCCTCTACGGGAGCACCGCTCGATAGTTGAAGCGGAGGTCCATCCACCCGCTCCGCACTCTTAGTTGCCTTTTGTGGTGGAGCGTCAACACATTCATTCGGTTTTGGCGACATAACCATACTGATATCAACTGGGGGCGGGGCAATAACATAATCGTTACAGCAAAATGTACGAACTGTACGAACACCATCAGAAATGTACCCGTCCCCCTCTGGAAGCCTGACAGGCTTGGAAGTACGCTTGATTGTATTGCCTCTCCGGTAAGAGACATAGGTCCATGCTTCCTTGTCAAGCTTTCCGAGCTTTGCGTTTTCCCAGTTAAACCCAGCAAAGTGGTTTGAGAGTATGACATCCCGTTCCACGGTTCTCCGGAAATCCTCTATTGTTCGTATACTGTTCTTCTTGCACAAGCCATAATATGTCCCTCCAATTTCACTGCTGGCATCCGGCTCCTTAACCTCAGACAGGGCAATTTGCTTCGACCGCTCCTTGGTGGTGACATTATCCTTCGCAGAAAGTGATTTCACAAATATGACAATTGTCACTACAGCTAAAACCATTGCCACAGAAATACCGAACCCTTTGATAAAGGAACTACGATATCGCTTTACATTTGATCTTTTTCTATGTGGCATTTGAAACTCCATGACGGACTAAAACTAGACTTCTCGCCGAATTAACACTCGTAAATGCCATATCACTTAACTAACTGCTCACACTGGGTCATGCTAGGATCATCTGTCGGCTTTTCACTGAACCAAACTGCAGCGTAATTCCCATAGACTCCGACACCTATGGTCTGCCACTTATGCCTCTTCCAGTTACCTTGTTGCAACATCATGTCCAACTCTTCTTTTTTCCCTTCCCAATAATTGATCGCCATAACCGGCGTGAAAGGCGCCGAAGTCCAGTAGATATTCTCGTACCCGTTTGATCGGTGGCCGGAAATCTCACGTGGCTTTTTCCACATCCCAAGTGCGCGCTTGTGATCTTGTGTGTAACAAAGAGGCTCCCATCCTCCGGCATCTTTCCCTCTGTCGGACCAACTGTGAAGGTTACATGCCATCCCCTGATCATCGTTACTATTCCGATGCGGGGCGTTAGATGCCAAGTCGATCACATGCCATTTAGCAACCGCGTAAAGGGGTTGCTTAATCGGCAATGGTGAAAGACCACTCTCTCTGCGCAATCCATTCAATAAGCGGCCCAATTCAGCCTCAGCTTCGGTCAAACAGTTACTAGGTTTCACCTCCAGCATAGTCTTTGTAACGATCCCAGACTTATCAGTAGCGGTGATAGAAGCAGCTAAAGAATGCCCAGAAAATGCCAGCAACACAAAAAACAAAACCGCCAAGCGTTTAAATATCATCAGCACCCCCAATGAAGACTAAAAAAAACAAATCTTTGTACTCCTTGATTCACATAATTTGCAACAAATTTCGTGCAGCAGTAAAAGTCGCACCGCTACATTTAGTCAAATTATAGTTCTATGACGTACATTTCAGTCTGTAACAATTGACAAAAAATTGCGCAATAAGTGTATTAATTGAGGGCAATCAGAATTAAAGCGGTGAGATAATGAGTGTCATCATTTTTGGGTGGCAGGTCTTATCTATAAATTGAAAGGTCTCGCAAGAAATGGGTGGACAACCCGCTCAAACCTGTAGTCAATTAGATAGTCGATTTACAAACCGGT
This window of the Geoanaerobacter pelophilus genome carries:
- a CDS encoding agmatine deiminase family protein, with product MVRRMPAEWEKQDGVLIAWPHPETDWRPLLNEVIPVFCKISSLISRKEKILIVTPELTIVEELLINAGANMANVRLYEFDTNDTWTRDYGPITVMDQAEPTLLNFGFNGWGLKFPAYLDNCITSHLYAAGAFSDLPLDTVGLILEGGSIESDGKGTILTTTECLMNQNRNPHLSREEIEEKLRLLLGAERFLWLENGYLAGDDTDSHIDTLVRFASEDTILYVACDNPDDEHFESLSAMREELKGFRTRDNRPYRLLPLPWPNAKYDEDGERLPATYANFLIINDTVLVPTYRDLSDEVALDIIRQAFPDRKIIGIDCLPLIYQHGSLHCVTMQMPKGTLCKA
- a CDS encoding PEP-CTERM sorting domain-containing protein, producing MPHRKRSNVKRYRSSFIKGFGISVAMVLAVVTIVIFVKSLSAKDNVTTKERSKQIALSEVKEPDASSEIGGTYYGLCKKNSIRTIEDFRRTVERDVILSNHFAGFNWENAKLGKLDKEAWTYVSYRRGNTIKRTSKPVRLPEGDGYISDGVRTVRTFCCNDYVIAPPPVDISMVMSPKPNECVDAPPQKATKSAERVDGPPLQLSSGAPVEESVGAIPEQLEKVTFYNVPYEHHDVPYKVYSSPRHGHVATPEPGTMYLMGGGIAVIALMRLMRRMGEDKKPL
- a CDS encoding carbon-nitrogen hydrolase, which codes for MNQKLVVGIVQQSCSNDRSENINKSISLIRKAVEKGAKIVVLQELHCGPYFCQTEDTSAFDLAEAIPGPSTLEFGKIAEELQVVIVTSLFERRAPGLYHNTSVVLDKDGSIAGIYRKMHIPDDPGFYEKFYFTPGDLGFTPIKTSIGNLGVLVCWDQWYPEAARMMALAGAEMLIYPTAIGWDPTDIQEEKNRQIDAWITIQRSHAVANGIPVICANRVGLEPSPVGRGGIQFWGNSFAVGPQGEFLGRAGSDDEELLIIEIKRNRCEEVRRIWPFLRDRRIDEFGDLLKRYRD